In the Suncus etruscus isolate mSunEtr1 chromosome 17, mSunEtr1.pri.cur, whole genome shotgun sequence genome, TTTGGTCAGTCCGTGAAGGGACTGCTGACGGAAAAGGTGAACACTTGTGGTACTGACGTGATAGCGCTCACGAAACAAGTGCTGAAGGGCTCGCGGAGCTCTGAGGTGAGCTGGGCGCGGCCTCTCCCAGCCCCCATATTTGGGCTCCTGCAGGGCTTGCAGGGCCGTGGGAAGGGCCTCCTGTTGCATCCTGGGAATTGTAGGCTGTAAAACCTGATCGCAAAATGTCGCGCGTTGCATTCTGGGTTGTGTAGTTTTGGGAGGTTGGTGGGATGGGAAAGTGCTGGGAATCGGTGATtaacacgcaaattcgtgaagcgttccatatttttcaaACGTCGCCGATACTAATAAAATTGTATTGTCtagtttccttaaaaaaaaaaaccttgataaAAGTCGAGATCTTGGGCTGGACCGACAGTGCTGCGGTAAAGGCATTTGGCCCGGCTCTCCAAATGGTACCCTGAGtaccgctggctgtggcccaaaaacaattcaaaaaggCAGAGATTACCAAAAGAACGGACGCCTGTTCTTGTCCCTCAAATGCTGCATTCCTTTAAGGTTCCACATTTCGTAAACTTTTGGGGCCGCAGTTATTCGTGTTTAGAGATCTAATTCTCGGGAAGTAGCAAGGAGGAGGTGCTGTGAGAAAAGATCTTTTCATACAAAGTCTGAGATCCATTCCTTTGAGCTATGGATTAATTCTTTTCTTCATTGCCTTTCTAGTCACAATCTTGACCATTCTGTttcttagaagtttttttttcttttctcctgacTATTCCTTTATTATCCAATGACAGAATCTATTTTAATGAGGTATTTTGGGTATTTTCCTCTCtcataattaaagaaacaaaaactagtCATTGTTCGCCTACATTTTCACACAGAAACTAATACTTAGGTTGTGCAaagacttttactttttttttttatacctgtCTGTATTCATTGACAGGTGATTGGCTTGTATCTGACTCTGCCGTCCCATTCCTAGATTTTTACCCAAGAGAAACAAAAGcatgttttatttgttcatttttttctttctttttttttttttttttttagaaaaaatcagCCATGCAGGCTGGGGAAATAGCTCTTGGGGCTGAATATATGTTTTGCATGAGGTATTCCAGGTTCTATTGTGGGCACCATATTATTCTCCCAAGTTCTTCTGTGAGTGATCCcaagcaccatggggtgtgaccttgaaataaaataaaacaaaacaaaggcttAAACCAAAACCAATCTTGCACATAGCTTATCAtttataatgtttaatttttttttttggtcacacccggcggtgctcaggggttactcctggctgtctgctcagaaatagctcctggcaggcatgggggaccatatgggacactgggattcgaaccaaccacctttggtcctggatcggctgcttgcaaggcaaacaccactgtgctatgtctccgggcccatataatgtttaattttcatttctttaaagtGGGGATTTTTGgggtccttcctttcttccttccttccttccttccttccttccttccttccttccttccttccttccttccttccttccttttttttccttttcttttttttttggtttttgggtcacacctggcagtgctcggtggttactcctggctctatgctcagaaattgctcctggcaggttcagggaaccatatgggatgctgggattcgaaccattgaccttctgcatgcaaggagcCAAGGACAGATTCCTAGAGAACCTGGGCATGACTAAAATGGTAGgaacaagaaaaggaaattaggggctggagagatagcatggaggtaaggcgtttgcctctcatgcagaaggtcatcggttcgaatcccggtaccccatatggtcccccgagcctactaggagtgatttctgagcagagccaggagtaacccctgagtgctgccaggtgtgacccaaaaaccaaaaaaaaaaaaaaaggaaattagaagAATTGTAATAAGTCAGAGCTGTAATATGAAATTAcatgcaatgccttacctccatgctatatctccggtcccCGGGTTGTTTCTTTTAAGTGGAGCAGCACCTTTGGTCCACCTGTAAAATTTGGTCTGAGTACTGGGGCTGATGGCACCAAGGCCTGgttatgtgctttgcatgtggatgcCCCAGGTTGggttcttttctctttaaaaaaagaaaaaaatttttttattaaatcaccctgagatacagagttaaaagttgttgatagttggggctggagcgatagcacagtggtaggtcgtttgccttgcacacagctgacccaagatggacccaggttcgctctccacacatcccatatgatccccaagtctgccaggagtgatttctgagcacaaagtcaggagtaacccctgagcaccgccgggtgtggcccaaaaaccaaaaaaaaaaaaaaattgttgtacttTGTAGTcgaatttcagttatacagtgtTCCAGCACACATCCTGCTGGAATTACTTCTTTTGAGGGGGAAGGTGGCCTCCCCAATGGTACTGATGATCCAGGATTTGTACATGCCAGGCATATGCTCCAGCTTCTGGAATGTCTTTCTCTGCCatggagtttttctttttctttttcttttttttttttttttttattttggtttttgggccacacctggcgccgctcaggggttactcctggctgtctgctcagaaatagctcctggcaggcacgggggaccaacaATCTCATAAGGAGACTGTTGAAAGTGAATTaaagctgaattctttttttttgttttgttttgttttgttttgttttggccacacccggcattgctcaggggttactcctggctgtctgctcagaaatagctcctggcaggcacgggggaccatatgggacaccgggatttgaaccaaccacctttggtcctggatcggctacttgcaaggcaaacgcgctgtgctatctctccgggcctgagagggtatctttcaatgaggagctggatggtggtgttggggcagaaggtcagtcttggtgtctacccaattaggaactgaggataaggagggttgaataaggggaagataacggttcagagtttgggtatgaggaggtaggagagacacaggggtgaggggagaggcaatacataaaagactagacaataaaggtcaatttgagtgttttatcaagatcttgggcatcctgattctattcctaggaacagtctaggatcaggaacatttttggataatgctttaaaaagtatatttgtcgtgaaagttttgaaaaatagtattactagcaaacaaaacagggggtccaatatacataggggaggggtttccctcctccgcccacTCCCAGGGCCCGAACAACTCCCTTTTTCATCAGGAATCTCTGACCCAAGAGAATGGTGAAAGGTTGGTGAGGTACACTTAATAGTAGCTCACATCTGCCAGAAGCGTGGCACATTAAAACTTTGAATTAAAAGttaaaccagggcccggagagatagcacagtggcgtttgccttgcaagcagccgatccaggaccaaaggtggttggttcgaatcctggtgtcccatatggtccctgtgcctgccaggagctatttctgagaagacagccaggagtaacccctgagcaccgccgggtgtgccccccacccccaaaaaaagttaaaccAAAAATGGAATAGTCACTTTCCTATAGTCACAAAGACTCTAAAGCCCAACTTGTAGATTTTAAAGCCTCttataacttttttggggggtctggaAGAGAACCTGTctatgcttagggctttctctgagttcagggatcactcctagtagggatagggggaccatatggggtgctgagaattaaactcaAGTCTGCCATGTATAAggtaagtgttctacccactataaatctctggccctgggttggagagatagcacagtggtagggcgtttgccttgcaagtggttgatccaggaccaatagtggttcgaatctcggcatcccatatggtcccctgtgcctgccaggagagatttctgaacacagagccaggagtaatctctgggcaccaccaggtgtggcccaaaaagaaaaaaaatctctggccccttgggctgtttttttttgtttatttgcttgatagtttttaggccacacctggagtgctcagggcttacttctgcctctgtattCAAgcattactcttggtagtgcttgggtaaaccatatgagatgcaaagaATTGAACATGGTTgtccatgtgaaaggcaagtgtgtgtccaacccactgtactattgatctggcccctgtTAATTTCTTTTTGCCTCTGTGCTAAGTCTAATACCCTGCCCCAAAAGTGTCCTGGGTGAATGAGAGCCTGGTGACCACCATCAGTGAACTCATTGAAATTTGCCTCAGTGGGTTGGAGAGAGACCCCAAAATGctgagcacatattttgcatgtggtGATTTAGGTTTGATCTGGGGATTAAACAACATGGTTTCCTGTACCACCAGGTATGTCTCCAAGCCTTCCTCACTTCCCATCCTGCAATAAATATGCTCTCATTTGTCTCCCAAGCCTCCTCTGGTTCTCCTTCAGGATACTTTCCTATGCTCAACCTCAAGCTGCTTCCCAGGCTTCTTTAACTTTGTCtcttattccatttctttttaatttacttcttaatttttgggccactGATAGTGCTAGGGGTACTATAGGCTCAGTGCTGTAGGATTAGTGCTTGGTAGAGATGGAGGCCACTCTGGGTGATACTCAGAGGACCTTTCAGggtccggagtgatagtacagtggtagggcatatgccttgcatgtggctagcccaggatggacccgagtttgattcccggcatatgtccctgcgcctgccaggagcaatttctgagtgcagagccaagagtaacccctgagtaccacttctgggtatgaccccaaacccccccccccaaaaaaaaaaaaaaacaaattatgggACCTTTCagtgatagggatcaaacccagttctccCAAAAGCATACACCTTAGCTCTTTGAGCCATCTGTCCAATCTTGGTCTCCTCCTGTTTCTACCCTAATACTTACTCCATCAGTCTTCTCAAAACACCTCCAATCTCAGATTTGTTTGGAAAGAGCCAAGATCAGCTGGCACTCAGTATGTATGGCCAAGGTGTTTTGCCGTCTTCCCTGGGCCCCGATGAATAGTCATGCCACATGTACAGCAGCTCTGGAACTTGGGCAGTGGCCTGGGgacaaactaaaaaaagaaggtttttttttgttgttgttgttttttatttttggtttttgggtcacacccggcagtgctcaggggttactcctggctctatgctcagaaatcgctcctggcaggctcaggggaccatatgggatgctgggatttgaaccactgaccttctgcatgcaaggcaaacacgatgctatttctctggccccaggcaaaCTAAAACTGCCATCATGACACTGAAATGGATCCTGGATGCGTGCACAGGAAACCATCCCCTGCTGTTTTGTGTTGGAGGGAAGTGGGTAATGTCTGTATTGGGAGGATTAGCAACACTGGAGACTTTGATAATCACCCTTCAGTTTTTGTCTTCCAGCTGCTGGGTCAGGCAGCTCGGAACATGGTGCTCCAGGAAGACGCCATCTTGCACTCGGAAGATGTAAGACCAAATTTCCTTTGTCCTTTGGGTTTTCTAAAATATGCAGAATTTACATAGCTATGGGAAGGAGGACTGTTCTGTTTCACTGCTTGTTctctacattttttaatatagagCTTAAGGAAAATGGCCATAATCACCACACATCTTCAGTACCAGTGAGTATGTTCTCTGCAGTGCGTCCTTGTGTGAAAATCCTCTTCCCCAGGGCTGTTGCTTGCTTCAGCTTCATTTCCCAGGGAACCTGGCAGAGTAGGTTAGGGATGAGTTCCCTAATATTCCTAAGAGAGGTGGGGATGGCTCTAAGAGCTAGAGTGCCTAATTTGTGCATAAGAGCCTTGGGATTGCTCACCAGACTTCTGTTTCCCCTGAGCCAGGCCAGAAGTCACCTCTGTACCAATAGTAGCTCTGGAACACACCTGATTGTTGCCTCAAAGATGCCTGAGACTGCCCAGAGTACTGGGTAGGAGGCAGGCTCTAGAACTAGGCTGTATTTCAGTGGATCTTTGCCCTCTTGAGGCATCTCACAGGGAAAGACCTGAAACCCGCTCAAAGCCAAGGCCTATTTAGGACAGGCCCAGCAGAATAATGCAATAAGTAAAAGGCTCATTTCAGGCAAATACCTATTGGTATGCATTCGTTGACTCCCCGAGCCCGAACTGACTTTGAGCCATGCCTAtatttgttgggcc is a window encoding:
- the BORCS7 gene encoding BLOC-1-related complex subunit 7, with the protein product MATGTPDSQARFGQSVKGLLTEKVNTCGTDVIALTKQVLKGSRSSELLGQAARNMVLQEDAILHSEDSLRKMAIITTHLQYQQEAIQKNVEQSLDLQDQLNHLLK